A section of the Streptococcus oriscaviae genome encodes:
- the rnhC gene encoding ribonuclease HIII yields MTSLVLNLTSRQKQEISSHYAAYRTTSKNPYIEAFFKLDGASLSIYQTGKAVFQGEKAAFYAQNWGYQEEEQDLGKGGQDCALIGTDEVGNGSYFGGIAVVASFVTPDDHAFLKSLGVDDSKKMTDQKIRQIAPLLKENIPHQALLLSPKKYNEVMEQGYNAVSVKVALHNQVIFLLLQRGVPAEKIVIDAFTSSQNYKKYVAKETNQFPNPVTLEEKAEGKYLAVAVSSIIARAMFLENLETLGQKLGLTLPSGAGSKSDQVASTILAKYGMTGLTETAKLHFANTKKAQKLLQRGTQ; encoded by the coding sequence ATGACTAGCCTTGTATTGAACCTAACATCCCGTCAGAAGCAAGAAATTAGCAGCCACTACGCTGCCTATCGGACAACCAGCAAAAATCCTTATATCGAAGCCTTCTTCAAGCTGGATGGAGCCAGTTTGTCCATTTATCAAACAGGCAAAGCTGTTTTTCAGGGTGAAAAAGCTGCATTTTACGCTCAGAACTGGGGCTATCAAGAGGAAGAACAGGACCTAGGTAAGGGCGGGCAAGATTGCGCTCTTATCGGAACAGATGAGGTCGGAAACGGTTCGTATTTTGGAGGCATCGCCGTGGTGGCTAGTTTCGTCACGCCAGACGACCATGCCTTTCTAAAGTCCTTGGGCGTAGATGACTCTAAGAAGATGACTGACCAAAAAATCCGGCAAATCGCCCCCCTCTTAAAGGAGAACATTCCTCATCAAGCACTGCTCTTATCTCCTAAAAAATACAACGAGGTTATGGAACAAGGTTATAATGCTGTTTCTGTCAAGGTGGCACTGCACAATCAGGTGATTTTTCTGCTCTTACAAAGGGGAGTTCCCGCTGAAAAAATCGTGATTGATGCCTTCACCTCCAGTCAAAATTACAAGAAATATGTGGCAAAAGAAACCAACCAGTTTCCCAATCCTGTCACCCTTGAAGAAAAAGCCGAAGGCAAGTATCTGGCTGTTGCCGTTTCGTCCATCATCGCCCGTGCCATGTTTCTGGAAAATCTGGAAACTCTCGGTCAAAAACTCGGACTGACCCTGCCTTCTGGTGCAGGCAGCAAGTCTGACCAAGTGGCCAGCACCATCCTTGCTAAATACGGCATGACCGGACTAACTGAAACAGCCAAACTCCACTTTGCCAACACTAAGAAAGCTCAAAAATTACTCCAACGAGGTACACAATGA
- a CDS encoding Gfo/Idh/MocA family protein yields MTAQVNYKWATLGTGVIANELAQALEAMGSKLYSVANRTYDKGLAFAQKYGIEKVYQEIDEVFEDPEVDIIYISTPHNTHITYLRKALAAGKHVLCEKSITLNSQELEEAIQLAEENKVVLAEAMTIFHMPIYRGLAEIVQSGKLGQLKMIQMNFGSYKDYDMTNRFFNKKLAGGALLDIGVYALSFVRWFMSETPTQVVSQVKLAPTGVDEQVGILLSNDAGEMATIALTLHAKQPKRGTIAYDKGYIELYEYPRGQKAVITYTEDGSQEIIEAGETARALSYEVEDMEKAVAGHENTMHLAYTRDVMAIMTKLRQDWGLIYPEEE; encoded by the coding sequence ATGACAGCACAAGTCAACTACAAATGGGCTACGTTGGGAACAGGGGTCATTGCCAATGAACTGGCTCAGGCTCTAGAAGCCATGGGCAGCAAGCTCTATTCCGTGGCTAATCGCACCTATGACAAGGGTCTGGCCTTTGCACAAAAATATGGGATTGAAAAGGTTTATCAGGAAATAGATGAGGTTTTTGAAGACCCTGAAGTAGACATCATCTATATTTCTACCCCGCACAATACCCACATCACCTATCTGAGAAAGGCCCTAGCCGCAGGAAAACACGTCCTCTGCGAAAAGTCCATCACCCTCAACAGTCAGGAACTGGAGGAAGCCATCCAGCTGGCAGAGGAAAATAAGGTTGTCCTAGCAGAAGCTATGACCATTTTCCACATGCCTATCTACCGCGGATTGGCAGAAATAGTTCAGTCTGGCAAGCTGGGTCAGCTCAAGATGATCCAGATGAACTTCGGCAGCTATAAAGACTACGATATGACCAACCGCTTTTTCAATAAAAAGCTGGCTGGCGGTGCCCTGCTAGACATCGGTGTCTACGCCTTGTCCTTTGTCCGCTGGTTTATGTCTGAAACACCCACTCAAGTCGTGTCGCAAGTAAAACTAGCACCGACAGGAGTGGACGAGCAAGTCGGCATCCTCCTCAGTAACGATGCAGGTGAAATGGCCACCATCGCTTTGACCCTCCATGCTAAACAGCCTAAGCGGGGCACCATCGCCTACGATAAGGGGTATATTGAACTCTATGAATATCCCCGCGGTCAAAAAGCTGTCATTACTTATACAGAAGACGGCAGTCAGGAAATTATAGAAGCTGGCGAAACTGCTAGAGCTCTCTCCTACGAGGTTGAGGATATGGAAAAAGCTGTCGCTGGGCATGAAAACACCATGCACCTAGCCTATACACGAGATGTCATGGCGATTATGACCAAACTTCGCCAAGATTGGGGCTTGATTTACCCAGAAGAGGAGTGA
- a CDS encoding LysM peptidoglycan-binding domain-containing protein, which translates to MKRKRTNKPAYMRRKRKTPILKNNKKMMYTSSLALSLFATSAVGMQVAALEWSPRSVSEISTEIAEQDGYKTYTVKYGDTLGAIATAMDIDVEVLAKINQISDINLIFPDTVLKTIVDEDQRVTHIEIATPSQEEQDETVQASVDLTTNQAKVDEVVVNLDEITTTLEGVGQRTVTEAPVVEAPVTEETTTTTAPAVEETTTVEETTTQEAVATTVAETPVTEEALVEQTEEVPVTEATTELPTTQETTVEAVAEVPVTEEVAPAPITEAPATEEVLEEPVIEAPITEEVAENVVEVTPAVTVTPLSTAAVASNSSYDVGLKPQVAAFRAEVAGIFGITSFSGYRAGDSGDHGKGLAIDFMVGTDAALGDKVADYAIANIGSQNISYIIWKQRFYAPFDNIYGPAYTWNLMPDRGSITENHYDHVHVSFNP; encoded by the coding sequence ATGAAACGTAAGAGAACCAACAAGCCCGCCTATATGAGGAGGAAGAGGAAAACTCCTATTTTGAAAAACAATAAAAAGATGATGTATACCTCTTCTCTAGCCTTATCACTCTTTGCAACCAGTGCTGTTGGCATGCAAGTAGCAGCCTTGGAATGGTCGCCGCGCAGTGTTTCTGAGATTAGCACAGAGATTGCAGAGCAGGATGGCTACAAGACCTACACCGTCAAGTATGGAGATACTCTTGGTGCCATTGCTACTGCTATGGATATTGACGTGGAGGTATTGGCTAAAATCAATCAGATTAGCGACATCAACCTTATCTTCCCTGATACAGTTTTGAAGACCATCGTTGATGAAGACCAGCGAGTAACTCATATTGAGATTGCGACACCAAGTCAGGAAGAACAGGATGAAACGGTTCAGGCTAGCGTTGATTTGACGACCAACCAAGCAAAAGTGGATGAAGTTGTAGTGAATCTGGATGAGATTACAACCACGCTTGAGGGAGTTGGACAAAGAACTGTTACAGAAGCTCCGGTGGTTGAAGCGCCTGTAACCGAAGAAACCACCACAACCACTGCCCCTGCAGTTGAAGAAACGACAACGGTTGAAGAAACAACCACTCAAGAGGCTGTCGCAACGACTGTTGCAGAAACGCCTGTAACTGAGGAAGCTCTTGTAGAACAAACCGAAGAAGTACCGGTAACGGAGGCAACTACTGAGTTGCCGACGACTCAAGAAACCACTGTTGAGGCTGTTGCAGAAGTGCCTGTGACCGAAGAAGTGGCTCCAGCACCAATCACAGAAGCGCCAGCGACTGAAGAAGTTCTTGAAGAACCGGTCATTGAGGCACCAATCACTGAAGAGGTTGCGGAAAATGTAGTGGAGGTGACACCAGCCGTTACGGTTACCCCACTCTCAACAGCAGCAGTGGCAAGTAATAGCTCATACGATGTTGGCTTGAAACCGCAAGTAGCAGCCTTTCGTGCAGAAGTAGCAGGGATTTTTGGTATTACCTCCTTCTCTGGCTATCGTGCCGGCGACTCGGGTGACCACGGTAAGGGGCTTGCCATTGACTTCATGGTAGGTACTGACGCTGCCTTGGGAGATAAGGTTGCAGACTATGCTATTGCCAATATCGGCTCCCAAAATATTTCCTATATCATTTGGAAGCAACGTTTCTATGCTCCATTTGACAATATCTATGGCCCAGCCTATACCTGGAACCTTATGCCAGACCGTGGTAGCATAACAGAAAACCACTACGACCATGTTCATGTATCCTTTAATCCTTAG
- the treC gene encoding alpha,alpha-phosphotrehalase, with protein sequence MTIDKRKVVYQIYPKSYKDTTGTGVGDLRGIIEKLPYLKELGIDMIWLNPFYPSPQRDNGYDISDYTAVHPDFGSMADFEEMVAVGQDLGIDFMLDMVLNHCSTEHEWFQKALAGDKYYQDFFILRDQPTDWVSKFGGNAWAPFGDTGKYYLHLFDVTQADLNWRNPHVRKELFKVVNFWKDKGVKGFRFDVINLIGKDEVLEDCPVNDGKPAYTDRPITHDYLRMMNNATFGSETGFMTVGEMSATTIENCILYTAPEREELSMAFNFHHLKVDYKDGQKWTLMDFDFEELKRLFHTWGEEMSVGNGWNALFYNNHDQPRALNRFVDVKNFRTEGATMLAASIHLSRGTPYIYMGEEIGMIDPDFDSMSDYVDVESINAYQMLLEQGHSPEQAFKIIQAKSRDNSRTPMQWDASLNAGFTSGKPWLKPGKSYTTINVENEKTGPIFRFYQDLIRLRKELPIIAEGDYKAAYKDHDKVYAFERVLADEKLLVLNNFFAEEVVLELSDEYARGQVLISNYPTTKLAKKVKLQPYQSLAILVQ encoded by the coding sequence ATGACAATCGACAAACGAAAGGTTGTCTATCAAATCTATCCAAAGTCTTATAAAGACACGACAGGTACCGGTGTCGGCGACCTGCGGGGGATTATCGAGAAACTACCCTATCTAAAGGAATTAGGGATTGACATGATATGGCTCAATCCATTTTATCCGAGCCCTCAGCGGGATAATGGCTACGATATTTCAGACTATACAGCTGTCCACCCAGACTTTGGCAGCATGGCTGATTTTGAGGAAATGGTGGCTGTCGGTCAAGATTTGGGAATTGACTTCATGCTGGATATGGTACTCAACCACTGCTCCACTGAGCATGAGTGGTTTCAGAAGGCTCTGGCTGGCGACAAGTACTACCAAGACTTCTTTATCCTGCGGGATCAGCCGACTGACTGGGTATCCAAGTTCGGCGGAAACGCTTGGGCTCCCTTTGGTGACACTGGAAAATATTATCTTCACCTCTTTGATGTGACTCAAGCAGACCTCAATTGGCGCAATCCCCATGTTCGTAAAGAGCTCTTCAAAGTCGTCAATTTCTGGAAGGATAAGGGTGTCAAGGGCTTCCGCTTCGATGTGATCAACCTGATCGGCAAGGATGAGGTGTTAGAAGACTGTCCTGTCAATGATGGTAAGCCCGCCTATACCGACCGTCCTATCACCCATGACTATCTTCGTATGATGAACAATGCCACTTTTGGAAGTGAAACAGGCTTCATGACTGTGGGAGAGATGTCTGCGACAACCATTGAAAACTGTATTCTCTATACAGCTCCGGAACGGGAAGAATTGTCCATGGCCTTCAACTTCCACCATCTCAAGGTGGACTACAAGGACGGTCAAAAGTGGACGCTCATGGACTTTGACTTTGAGGAACTCAAGCGTCTCTTTCACACTTGGGGGGAAGAAATGTCTGTCGGAAACGGCTGGAACGCCCTCTTCTATAACAACCACGACCAGCCTCGCGCCCTCAACCGCTTTGTTGATGTGAAAAACTTCCGCACAGAAGGAGCAACTATGCTGGCCGCTTCTATCCATCTCTCTCGTGGAACGCCTTATATCTACATGGGTGAAGAAATCGGGATGATTGACCCAGACTTTGACAGCATGAGTGATTATGTAGATGTCGAGTCTATCAATGCCTACCAGATGCTGCTGGAACAAGGGCATTCTCCTGAGCAAGCCTTCAAGATTATTCAGGCCAAATCCCGTGATAATTCCCGAACACCCATGCAATGGGATGCTAGTCTAAATGCCGGTTTTACCAGTGGAAAACCGTGGCTTAAACCCGGCAAGTCCTACACAACCATCAACGTTGAAAATGAAAAGACTGGTCCAATTTTCCGCTTTTACCAAGACTTGATCAGACTTCGCAAGGAGCTGCCAATCATCGCAGAAGGCGACTACAAGGCAGCCTATAAAGACCACGATAAGGTTTACGCCTTTGAACGTGTGCTTGCCGATGAAAAACTCCTTGTCCTCAACAATTTTTTCGCTGAGGAAGTCGTGCTAGAATTATCAGATGAGTACGCCCGTGGCCAAGTTCTCATCAGCAATTACCCAACAACCAAATTGGCTAAGAAAGTCAAACTCCAACCATACCAAAGTCTAGCCATTTTGGTTCAATAA
- the treP gene encoding PTS system trehalose-specific EIIBC component has translation MGKFEKEAKLLLDAVGGKENVTAVSHCATRMRFVLADEKKADVKAIEAISTVKGTFTNAGQFQVIIGNDVPIFYNDFTAVSGIEGVSKEAAKAAAKSNQNPLQRVMTMLAEIFTPILPAIIVGGLILGFRNLLESVGMPWLGQAMADGKLLFDADGNPIWNTIVQVSPFWSGVNHFLWLPGEAIFHFLPVGITWSVTRKMATSQILGIVLGICLVSPQLLNAYAVASTPADVIASDWVWNFGFFTVNRIGYQAQVIPALLAGLSLSYLEIFWRKRIPEVISMIFVPFLSLLPALILAHTVLGPLGWWLGQGLSTIVLAGLTGPLKAVFGAIFGALYAPFVITGLHHMTNAIDAQLIADFHGTGLWPMIALSNIAQGSAVLAYYWMNRKSEREAQISLPAAISAYLGVTEPALFGVNVKYVYPFVAGLIGSGIAGLLSTTFGIQANSIGVGGLPGILAIKSQYWGAFLIAMAVAIVVPFILTIFFRKSGFLTKSEDETVKAPQVEAIAEAEKAAVSTGTLVELISPLTGQAKPLSEATDPVFASGVMGQGVLIEPSEGELVAPVDGVVSVLFPTKHAVGLVSEAGVEILIHIGMDTVSLEGNGFEAHVAQGDKVQAGDKLISFDLDVIKGAGLVTETPVIVTNQTDYQPDVLGDLPRQVERGQAILTASKL, from the coding sequence ATGGGTAAATTTGAAAAAGAAGCCAAGTTGCTCCTTGATGCTGTCGGTGGTAAGGAAAACGTCACCGCTGTTAGCCACTGTGCAACTCGGATGCGTTTCGTACTTGCTGATGAGAAGAAGGCAGATGTGAAAGCCATCGAAGCCATCTCTACTGTAAAAGGAACCTTTACCAATGCCGGTCAGTTCCAAGTCATTATCGGTAATGATGTGCCAATCTTCTACAATGACTTCACAGCTGTATCTGGTATTGAGGGGGTGTCAAAAGAAGCGGCTAAAGCTGCAGCCAAGAGTAACCAAAATCCTCTGCAACGCGTTATGACCATGTTGGCTGAAATCTTCACACCAATCCTGCCGGCTATTATCGTAGGTGGTTTGATTCTTGGTTTCCGCAACCTCTTGGAAAGTGTTGGGATGCCTTGGTTGGGGCAAGCAATGGCAGACGGCAAACTCTTGTTTGATGCTGACGGAAACCCTATCTGGAACACCATCGTTCAAGTGTCACCTTTCTGGAGCGGAGTTAACCACTTCCTATGGCTACCAGGTGAAGCGATCTTCCACTTCCTGCCGGTTGGTATCACCTGGTCTGTAACCCGTAAAATGGCTACCTCTCAAATCCTCGGTATCGTTCTGGGTATCTGTTTGGTATCACCACAACTTCTCAACGCTTATGCCGTGGCAAGCACCCCAGCAGATGTCATCGCTAGCGACTGGGTTTGGAACTTTGGGTTCTTCACTGTTAACCGTATCGGTTACCAAGCTCAGGTTATTCCTGCTCTCTTAGCCGGTCTATCTCTTTCTTACCTTGAAATCTTCTGGCGCAAACGTATCCCTGAAGTGATTTCTATGATTTTTGTGCCATTCCTATCCCTCCTACCAGCCCTCATCTTGGCCCACACAGTTCTTGGCCCTCTCGGTTGGTGGTTAGGTCAAGGCCTCTCTACTATTGTCTTGGCTGGCTTGACTGGACCATTGAAAGCTGTCTTCGGTGCCATCTTTGGTGCCCTCTACGCTCCATTCGTTATCACTGGTCTTCACCACATGACCAACGCCATCGACGCACAACTGATTGCTGATTTTCACGGAACTGGTCTCTGGCCTATGATTGCTCTTTCAAACATTGCACAAGGTTCTGCCGTTTTGGCCTACTATTGGATGAATCGCAAGAGCGAGCGTGAAGCTCAAATCTCCCTTCCAGCTGCTATCTCTGCCTATCTAGGTGTTACTGAACCAGCCCTCTTTGGTGTCAACGTCAAATATGTTTATCCATTTGTAGCTGGTTTGATTGGTTCTGGTATCGCAGGCCTTCTGTCTACTACATTCGGTATCCAAGCCAACTCGATTGGTGTCGGTGGTCTACCAGGTATCTTGGCTATTAAGTCCCAATACTGGGGGGCCTTCCTGATTGCTATGGCCGTTGCTATTGTCGTACCATTCATCTTGACAATCTTCTTCCGCAAGTCTGGTTTCTTAACCAAGTCAGAAGATGAAACTGTCAAAGCTCCTCAAGTAGAAGCTATTGCGGAGGCTGAAAAAGCTGCTGTTTCTACTGGAACCCTCGTAGAATTGATTAGCCCATTGACTGGACAGGCGAAACCTCTTTCTGAAGCAACTGACCCTGTATTTGCATCAGGAGTTATGGGACAAGGCGTTCTTATAGAGCCATCTGAAGGCGAATTGGTTGCTCCTGTGGATGGCGTTGTGTCTGTACTTTTCCCAACCAAACACGCCGTTGGTCTTGTATCAGAAGCAGGCGTTGAGATTCTCATCCATATCGGTATGGATACTGTCAGCCTTGAAGGCAATGGCTTTGAAGCCCATGTTGCGCAAGGTGATAAGGTACAGGCAGGCGACAAGTTGATTAGCTTTGACCTTGATGTCATCAAAGGTGCGGGACTTGTGACAGAAACTCCTGTCATTGTTACCAACCAAACAGATTATCAGCCGGATGTTCTGGGTGACCTTCCTCGCCAAGTTGAACGTGGCCAAGCCATTCTTACTGCAAGCAAACTGTAA